From the Cohaesibacter sp. ES.047 genome, one window contains:
- a CDS encoding TIGR02301 family protein, which yields MLLITAFAAPGQSVAIENNLPPYEQSLRRLSAVVGALMYLDPLCNGSKPQVWHDQMAAILEAENADDTRQRQLTDRFNKSYRTFADTYSQCNAQAKKITKIYHTEGQNLLTNLKLRHTR from the coding sequence ATGCTTTTGATCACGGCATTCGCAGCACCGGGCCAATCGGTCGCCATCGAAAACAACCTGCCCCCTTATGAACAGAGCCTCAGACGCCTGAGCGCGGTGGTCGGTGCCCTGATGTATCTCGACCCACTTTGCAATGGCAGTAAACCGCAGGTCTGGCACGATCAGATGGCGGCCATTTTGGAAGCCGAAAATGCCGATGATACGCGCCAGCGGCAGCTGACCGACCGCTTTAACAAAAGCTATCGGACCTTCGCCGACACCTATAGCCAGTGCAACGCTCAAGCCAAAAAGATCACCAAGATCTACCATACGGAAGGGCAGAACCTGCTGACCAATCTCAAGCTGAGACATACGCGCTAG
- the parE gene encoding DNA topoisomerase IV subunit B — protein MSASDDLFAAMPTPKGPDNKTQKAAHKPAQTKPTAAIPTAGKAAPTIPEAKADYTAADIEVLEGLEPVRRRPGMYIGGTDEKALHHLFAEVIDNSMDEAVAGYASWIEVELQANNTLVITDNGRGIPVDPHPKFKDKSALEVILTTLHAGGKFDSKVYETSGGLHGVGVSVVNALSESLVVEVARNKKLYRQSFARGIAQGQIEELGDVHNRRGTKVSFKPDYEIFGKKARFKPEQLLNMARSKAYLFGGVEIRWACAPELLEHASDVPAKATFHFPGGLKDYLSATLGKQNFVTREIFAGKTEKTGGHGAVEWAVCWYGGDGFSHSYCNTVPTPEGGTHESGLRTALLRGLKNYAELTNNKKGALISADDVMTSAGALLSVFIREPEFVGQTKDRLATTAATRIVEQALRDQFDHWLTNAPQQANQLLDWVVDRAEERLRRRKERDVNRKSAVRKLRLPGKLADCSQNAKGDTELFIVEGDSAGGSAKQARNRKTQAILPLRGKILNVANASADKLHANQLLADLVQALGCGTRKNYNDEELRYDRIIIMTDADVDGAHIASLLLTYFQREMPQLIHNGHLYLAIPPLYRISQGGKTLYARDDQHKDELLASEFKGKGKIDIGRFKGLGEMLPAQLKETTMDPSNRTLLRVQIVDMVPGETKEAVTRLMGNKPESRFEFIQENAAFATDLDI, from the coding sequence ATGTCCGCGTCAGATGATCTCTTTGCTGCAATGCCAACGCCAAAAGGGCCAGACAACAAGACCCAGAAGGCGGCGCACAAACCGGCACAGACAAAACCGACAGCAGCGATCCCGACCGCGGGAAAGGCAGCCCCAACCATTCCTGAAGCCAAGGCTGACTACACAGCAGCCGACATTGAGGTGCTCGAAGGGCTTGAGCCCGTGCGCCGTCGCCCCGGCATGTATATCGGCGGCACGGATGAAAAGGCGCTGCACCACCTGTTCGCCGAAGTCATCGACAACTCCATGGACGAGGCCGTAGCCGGATATGCCTCCTGGATTGAGGTCGAACTTCAGGCCAACAACACCTTGGTCATAACGGACAACGGGCGCGGCATTCCGGTCGACCCGCATCCCAAATTCAAGGACAAGTCGGCACTCGAGGTCATCTTGACCACGCTCCACGCGGGCGGCAAGTTCGATTCCAAGGTCTACGAGACCTCGGGCGGCCTGCACGGTGTCGGGGTGTCCGTGGTCAACGCCCTGTCTGAAAGCCTCGTTGTGGAAGTGGCCCGCAACAAAAAGCTCTATCGCCAGAGCTTTGCCCGCGGCATCGCGCAGGGTCAGATCGAGGAGCTGGGCGACGTGCATAATCGGCGCGGCACCAAGGTCTCATTCAAGCCCGATTACGAGATATTCGGCAAGAAAGCGCGCTTCAAGCCCGAGCAGCTGCTGAATATGGCCCGCTCGAAAGCCTATCTGTTTGGCGGCGTTGAAATCCGTTGGGCCTGCGCTCCCGAATTGCTGGAACACGCGTCTGATGTACCGGCAAAAGCCACATTCCACTTCCCCGGTGGCCTCAAGGACTATCTCTCAGCCACGCTTGGCAAGCAGAATTTCGTGACGCGCGAGATCTTTGCCGGCAAGACCGAAAAGACCGGCGGGCACGGCGCTGTCGAGTGGGCCGTGTGCTGGTATGGTGGTGACGGCTTTTCTCACTCCTATTGTAACACCGTGCCAACCCCGGAAGGCGGTACACACGAAAGTGGCCTTAGAACAGCCCTCCTCCGTGGCCTGAAAAACTATGCGGAACTGACCAACAACAAGAAGGGTGCCCTGATCAGCGCCGACGACGTGATGACAAGCGCCGGCGCCCTGCTCTCGGTCTTCATTCGTGAACCCGAGTTTGTCGGCCAGACCAAGGATCGACTGGCGACGACAGCCGCAACCCGCATCGTCGAGCAGGCCTTGCGCGATCAGTTCGACCACTGGCTGACCAATGCACCGCAGCAGGCCAATCAGTTGCTCGACTGGGTTGTTGACCGCGCAGAGGAACGCCTCCGCCGCCGCAAGGAACGCGATGTAAACCGCAAGTCCGCCGTGCGCAAGCTGCGCCTACCCGGCAAACTCGCGGACTGCTCACAAAACGCCAAGGGCGACACCGAGCTGTTCATCGTCGAGGGCGATTCCGCTGGTGGCTCGGCCAAACAGGCACGCAACCGCAAAACCCAGGCCATCCTGCCCTTGCGCGGCAAGATCCTCAATGTCGCCAACGCCAGCGCAGACAAACTGCACGCCAACCAGTTGCTGGCTGATCTGGTACAGGCCCTCGGCTGTGGCACACGCAAGAACTACAACGACGAAGAGCTCAGATACGACCGTATCATCATCATGACGGACGCGGACGTCGACGGTGCCCATATCGCCTCTTTGCTGCTGACCTACTTCCAGCGTGAGATGCCGCAACTGATTCACAACGGCCACCTTTATTTGGCCATCCCGCCGCTTTATCGTATCTCACAGGGCGGCAAAACCCTTTATGCCCGCGATGATCAGCACAAGGATGAGCTGCTCGCATCCGAGTTCAAGGGCAAGGGGAAAATCGACATCGGGCGCTTCAAGGGTCTTGGTGAAATGCTGCCCGCTCAGTTGAAAGAAACCACGATGGACCCCAGCAATCGGACGTTGTTGCGGGTGCAGATCGTTGACATGGTTCCGGGCGAAACCAAGGAAGCCGTGACGCGCCTGATGGGCAACAAGCCCGAGTCACGCTTTGAGTTCATTCAGGAAAATGCAGCCTTTGCGACCGATCTCGACATCTAG